The Vibrio tasmaniensis genome includes a region encoding these proteins:
- a CDS encoding GNAT family N-acetyltransferase: MEIKVAEYKDYERIAQLHADSWKLYYRGILADDYLENDVLEDRSVIWQTRLINPPFNQHVLLLEEGGLLVGFVCAFGNHNFERGTFIDALHVDNNYRGRGVGKRLLSELSKWLQQYYSDSGLYLEVMSENHQAIAFYQAIGGKEELEQVWNAPCGSQVKEKVISWSSPIELEQKTASVVYS; the protein is encoded by the coding sequence ATGGAAATTAAGGTAGCTGAATATAAAGATTATGAGCGGATTGCCCAATTACACGCGGATAGCTGGAAGCTATATTACCGTGGCATTCTTGCTGATGATTACTTAGAAAATGATGTTTTGGAGGACAGATCTGTTATTTGGCAGACTCGTTTGATTAATCCTCCTTTTAACCAACATGTTTTATTGCTTGAAGAGGGTGGTTTACTGGTTGGTTTTGTCTGTGCGTTTGGTAATCATAACTTTGAGCGTGGTACGTTCATTGATGCGTTACATGTCGACAATAATTACCGCGGTCGTGGTGTTGGTAAGCGTTTATTGTCTGAATTATCGAAGTGGTTACAGCAATACTATTCGGACTCAGGACTGTACTTAGAGGTGATGTCTGAAAATCACCAAGCCATTGCGTTTTACCAAGCGATTGGTGGTAAAGAAGAGCTAGAGCAAGTTTGGAATGCACCATGTGGTAGTCAAGTTAAAGAAAAAGTGATTTCTTGGAGTTCTCCTATTGAACTTGAACAGAAGACAGCAAGCGTTGTGTATTCTTAA